A window from Mauremys reevesii isolate NIE-2019 linkage group 9, ASM1616193v1, whole genome shotgun sequence encodes these proteins:
- the VSIG4 gene encoding V-set and immunoglobulin domain-containing protein 4 isoform X1 — translation MEKLMWLVALVNSFIFCNAILELTGTHDTEGTWKSSITLPCIYGPSQDFVQQTVIWTLVRDQSPATVFRRDSSGDHIMLSRYRGRVSVPKYSPGDVSLEIEKLEITDSGHYTCKVTWRAQNNSLLTKERTTTVKVVKVSVTKPIIRAGNLGFTVPKGARTSLTCSANGSPPITYRWFKGEPGGNTVLVSNHAVLMFDSLQTSDTGKYYCEAENRASSQVMQQSDAVQLTVRDLTKPATTVPSSENKANTTAKPASERDLITTALATGSDVRVPETHEVTAGHRRTGLPFYLIILIVVLCVAVVFVVVAVILCRRKTKEDNPYEVTYQNTRNDARRQTCSGVNGKCKYEEGKPTVKNNFMTQPVKENEYETISIKENNECKSLVNAMESEYEVRDIQ, via the exons CCATCCTGGAACTGACTGGCACCCACGACACTGAAGGGACATGGAAAAGTTCCATCACTTTGCCATGTATCTACGGGCCTTCCCAGGACTTTGTGCAGCAAACAGTCATTTGGACCCTGGTCCGAGATCAAAGCCCTGCTACCGTCTTTCGAAGAGATAGCTCTGGCGATCACATCATGTTGTCACGGTACAGAGGTAGGGTCAGCGTCCCAAAATACAGTCCAGGGGATGTCTCTCTTGAAATTGAGAAGCTTGAAATAACAGACAGTGGACACTACACTTGCAAAGTCACCTGGAGAGCCCAGAACAACAGCTTGCTAACCAAGGAGAGAACCACTACAGTTAAGGTTGTTAAAG TTTCAGTGACTAAACCCATCATCAGAGCAGGCAATCTGGGATTCACTGTACCAAAAGGGGCTAGGACAAGCCTGACCTGCTCTGCCAATGGGTCCCCACCCATCACCTACCGATGGTTCAAGGGAGAGCCAGGAGGAAACACAGTGCTTGTGAGCAATCACGCCGTACTCATGTTTGATTCGCTGCAAACGTCTGACACGGGGAAATATTACTGTGAAGCGGAAAACAGAGCAAGCTCACAAGTCATGCAGCAGAGTGATGCAGTGCAGCTGACTGTGAGGG ACCTCACAAAACCAGCAACCACAGTACCCAGCTCTGAGAACAAGGCGAACACCACGGCCAAGCCTGCCTCAGAAAGAG ATCTGATCACCACAGCATTGGCAACTGGGAGTGACGTGCGAGTTCCAGAAACGCATGAAGTGACAGCGG GCCACCGGAGGACTGGCCTGCCCTTCTATCTCATCATCCTGATCGTTGTGCTCTGTGTGGCTGTGGTTTTTGTTGTCGTCGCTGTCATCTTGTGCAGGAGAAAGACCAAGGAGG ataatCCATATGAAGTAACATA TCAAAACACGAGGAATGACGCGAGAAGACAGACTTGTTCAGGAGTCAATGGCAAGTGCAAGTATGAGGAGGGAAAACCCACAGTCAAAAACAACTTCATGACACAGCCTGTGAAAGAGAATGAATATGAGACAATAAGCATAAAGGAAAACAATGAATGCAAGAGCCTTGTGAACGCAATGGAATCTGAATATGAAGTGAGGGATATTCAGTAG
- the VSIG4 gene encoding V-set and immunoglobulin domain-containing protein 4 isoform X3 — protein sequence MEKLMWLVALVNSFIFCNAILELTGTHDTEGTWKSSITLPCIYGPSQDFVQQTVIWTLVRDQSPATVFRRDSSGDHIMLSRYRGRVSVPKYSPGDVSLEIEKLEITDSGHYTCKVTWRAQNNSLLTKERTTTVKVVKVSVTKPIIRAGNLGFTVPKGARTSLTCSANGSPPITYRWFKGEPGGNTVLVSNHAVLMFDSLQTSDTGKYYCEAENRASSQVMQQSDAVQLTVRDLTKPATTVPSSENKANTTAKPASERGHRRTGLPFYLIILIVVLCVAVVFVVVAVILCRRKTKEDNPYEVTYQNTRNDARRQTCSGVNGKCKYEEGKPTVKNNFMTQPVKENEYETISIKENNECKSLVNAMESEYEVRDIQ from the exons CCATCCTGGAACTGACTGGCACCCACGACACTGAAGGGACATGGAAAAGTTCCATCACTTTGCCATGTATCTACGGGCCTTCCCAGGACTTTGTGCAGCAAACAGTCATTTGGACCCTGGTCCGAGATCAAAGCCCTGCTACCGTCTTTCGAAGAGATAGCTCTGGCGATCACATCATGTTGTCACGGTACAGAGGTAGGGTCAGCGTCCCAAAATACAGTCCAGGGGATGTCTCTCTTGAAATTGAGAAGCTTGAAATAACAGACAGTGGACACTACACTTGCAAAGTCACCTGGAGAGCCCAGAACAACAGCTTGCTAACCAAGGAGAGAACCACTACAGTTAAGGTTGTTAAAG TTTCAGTGACTAAACCCATCATCAGAGCAGGCAATCTGGGATTCACTGTACCAAAAGGGGCTAGGACAAGCCTGACCTGCTCTGCCAATGGGTCCCCACCCATCACCTACCGATGGTTCAAGGGAGAGCCAGGAGGAAACACAGTGCTTGTGAGCAATCACGCCGTACTCATGTTTGATTCGCTGCAAACGTCTGACACGGGGAAATATTACTGTGAAGCGGAAAACAGAGCAAGCTCACAAGTCATGCAGCAGAGTGATGCAGTGCAGCTGACTGTGAGGG ACCTCACAAAACCAGCAACCACAGTACCCAGCTCTGAGAACAAGGCGAACACCACGGCCAAGCCTGCCTCAGAAAGAG GCCACCGGAGGACTGGCCTGCCCTTCTATCTCATCATCCTGATCGTTGTGCTCTGTGTGGCTGTGGTTTTTGTTGTCGTCGCTGTCATCTTGTGCAGGAGAAAGACCAAGGAGG ataatCCATATGAAGTAACATA TCAAAACACGAGGAATGACGCGAGAAGACAGACTTGTTCAGGAGTCAATGGCAAGTGCAAGTATGAGGAGGGAAAACCCACAGTCAAAAACAACTTCATGACACAGCCTGTGAAAGAGAATGAATATGAGACAATAAGCATAAAGGAAAACAATGAATGCAAGAGCCTTGTGAACGCAATGGAATCTGAATATGAAGTGAGGGATATTCAGTAG
- the VSIG4 gene encoding V-set and immunoglobulin domain-containing protein 4 isoform X5: protein MLSRYRGRVSVPKYSPGDVSLEIEKLEITDSGHYTCKVTWRAQNNSLLTKERTTTVKVVKVSVTKPIIRAGNLGFTVPKGARTSLTCSANGSPPITYRWFKGEPGGNTVLVSNHAVLMFDSLQTSDTGKYYCEAENRASSQVMQQSDAVQLTVRDLTKPATTVPSSENKANTTAKPASERDLITTALATGSDVRVPETHEVTAGHRRTGLPFYLIILIVVLCVAVVFVVVAVILCRRKTKEDNPYEVTYQNTRNDARRQTCSGVNGKCKYEEGKPTVKNNFMTQPVKENEYETISIKENNECKSLVNAMESEYEVRDIQ, encoded by the exons ATGTTGTCACGGTACAGAGGTAGGGTCAGCGTCCCAAAATACAGTCCAGGGGATGTCTCTCTTGAAATTGAGAAGCTTGAAATAACAGACAGTGGACACTACACTTGCAAAGTCACCTGGAGAGCCCAGAACAACAGCTTGCTAACCAAGGAGAGAACCACTACAGTTAAGGTTGTTAAAG TTTCAGTGACTAAACCCATCATCAGAGCAGGCAATCTGGGATTCACTGTACCAAAAGGGGCTAGGACAAGCCTGACCTGCTCTGCCAATGGGTCCCCACCCATCACCTACCGATGGTTCAAGGGAGAGCCAGGAGGAAACACAGTGCTTGTGAGCAATCACGCCGTACTCATGTTTGATTCGCTGCAAACGTCTGACACGGGGAAATATTACTGTGAAGCGGAAAACAGAGCAAGCTCACAAGTCATGCAGCAGAGTGATGCAGTGCAGCTGACTGTGAGGG ACCTCACAAAACCAGCAACCACAGTACCCAGCTCTGAGAACAAGGCGAACACCACGGCCAAGCCTGCCTCAGAAAGAG ATCTGATCACCACAGCATTGGCAACTGGGAGTGACGTGCGAGTTCCAGAAACGCATGAAGTGACAGCGG GCCACCGGAGGACTGGCCTGCCCTTCTATCTCATCATCCTGATCGTTGTGCTCTGTGTGGCTGTGGTTTTTGTTGTCGTCGCTGTCATCTTGTGCAGGAGAAAGACCAAGGAGG ataatCCATATGAAGTAACATA TCAAAACACGAGGAATGACGCGAGAAGACAGACTTGTTCAGGAGTCAATGGCAAGTGCAAGTATGAGGAGGGAAAACCCACAGTCAAAAACAACTTCATGACACAGCCTGTGAAAGAGAATGAATATGAGACAATAAGCATAAAGGAAAACAATGAATGCAAGAGCCTTGTGAACGCAATGGAATCTGAATATGAAGTGAGGGATATTCAGTAG